Within the Aeromicrobium sp. Root236 genome, the region GGTTGGCGACCACGAACACCCGGGTCTCCGCCGGTGGTTCGAACCGAGGAGTGGCCGACGCCCGCTGGACGAGGGCGATGTGTTCGGCGACCTCAGAGGCCAGTGGCGTCGAGTCGTCGTGCGAGGGCACCGGCACCCGGTAGTTGGATGCGGTGGCCGGGCCCGGCGGGGGTGGTGTCGTCCCACTCATGCCGTCTCCCAAGGGTTGGTTTCACGTGAAACATGTCGATGTGCGTACGGCGGGATGCTCACTTGCTGACCTCCACGACAGTCGTCGGCACGTCGCCGTTCGCGTACGTCGCCACCACGATAGTCGTCGCACCGAGCCGGTGAAGGGTCGCGGTTGCGGCCGTGACTTCCTCCTGCGCCGTACGACCCTTCAGCGCCAGCAGCACGCCACCCTTGCGTACGAGCGGCAGGCACCAGCGGCCGAGCTTGTCGAGTGCGGCCACTGCACGAGCCGTGACGACGTCGTACGTCTCGCCGACCTCCTCGGCACGGGCCCGCAGCACCGTCACGTTGTCCAGGCCGAGCTCGGCGACGACGTCGTCCAGGAAGCGGGTGCGGCGCAGCAAGGGCTCGACCAACGTCACCGACAGGTCCGGCCGGGCGATCGCCCACACCAGACCAGGCAGTCCCGCGCCGGTCCCGATGTCGGCCACGGTGGCGCCCTCGGGCACCCGCGGCACCACCACAGCTGAGTTCATGATGTGCCGGTCCCAGATGCGGGGGACCTCCCGAGGGCCGATCAGACCCTTGACCACGCCGTCCGTCGCCAACAGGTGGGCGTACTGCTCGGCCATGGGGAGCCGGGAAGCGAACACCCCCGCCGCGTGCGACGGGGGTGTTTCACGTGAAACATCCAGGCGGTCGGCGCCGCCGGGATCGGATGCGGACCCTGTCATCGGCGCACCTATTCGGCCGCGGTGTGCACGACGACGTAGCGGTGCGGCTCGGTGCCCTCGGACGAGCTCGTGAGCCCGGCGCCGGCAACGGCGTCGTGGACGACCTTGCGCTCGAACGGCGTCATGGGGTCGAGCGCGACCGACGCCTCGCCGGCCTGCACCTTCTCGATCGCGGCCCCGGCGATGGCGACCAGCTCGGTGCGGCGCGCGGCGCGGAAGCCCGCGACGTCGAGCATGAGCCGGCTGCGTTCACCCGTCTCGCGATAGACGGCCAGGCGGGTCAGCTCCTGCAGAGCGTCGAGGACCTCGCCCTCGCGACCCACCAGGTGGTCGAGGTTGCCGCCGACGATCTCCACCGCAGCGCGGTCGCCGTCGACGTCCATGTCGATGTCGCCATCGAGGTCAGCGATGTCCAGCAGCCCTTCGAGGAAGTCCGCGGCGATGTCGCCTTCCTTCTCCAGCTTCTTGGCCAGCTCACTCACTTGGTGCCGTCCTTGTCCGTGTCGTTCTTGCTCGTGATGTCGGGCTTGCGCTTGGGCGGCGCCGGCGGCTTCTTCTTCCGCTGGCTACGCGCCTGGTTCTTGGGCTGCTGCCGCGGCGGGGGCTTGGGCGCCTCCTCCTCGACCGGCTTGAGGGGATCTGGCGCAACGGTCTTGCCGTGCTTGGCGTCGCGCTCCTGCTTGGCCTTGAACGCGGGAGTGCCGGGCGCTGGGTTGTTGCGGATGACCCAGAACTGCTGGCCCATGGTCCAGAAGTTCGACGTGGTCCAGTAGAAGAGGACGCCGAGGGGGAACGCCACACCGCCGACCGCGAACACGATCGGGAGGATGTAGAGGAGCAGCTTCTGCTGCTGCGCGTACTGACCCGTCATGGCATCGGCCGGCATGTTCTTGGACATCAGCTGGCGCTGCGTCGTGAACTGCGTGATGCACATGATGACGACCAGCGACATCGTGAGGATCTTGGTCTCGGCAGCATCCGAGCTCACGAACGTGTCGGCGATGCGGGCACCGAGGAGCACGGCGTTGTGCAGCGAAGTCGCGTTCTCGGAGTTCATGAACCCCTTGTGGAACTCGCCGTCCTTGGCGATGCCTTCGTACTTGGCCGCGTGGTCGATCACCCGGAACAGCGCGAAGAAGATCGGCATCTGCAGGATCAGCGGCAGGCAGGAGGCGAACGGGTTGGTGCCCGTCTCCTTCCACAGCTTCATCTGCTCCTGCGTCAAGCGCTCACGGTCGTGCTTGTACTTCTGCTGGAGCGCCTTGATCTGCGGCTGGAGCAACTGCATGTTGCGGCTCGACTTGATCTGCTTGACGAACAGTGGGATCAGGAGCGTACGGATCGTGATCGTCAGGCCGACGATCGACAGGCCCCACGTCCAGCCGCTGTTGTCGGGCAGCACCGTCGAGAAGATCTTGTGCCAGACCAGCAGGATCCCCGACACCGCGTAGTAGAGCGGCGTCATGATCGCCGATCCGATGTCGCCTAGGAAGCCGAACATTGTTCTCCTCTGTGTGACTGTGGCACCGGGTCGTAGCCTCCGGCGCTCCAAGGGTGGCAGCGCAGGACACGACGTCCGGCGAGCCAGGTGCCGCGCACCGCACCATGCGTCTCAACAGCCTGCAGAGCGTAGGCCGAGCACGTGGGGTGGTAGCGGCAGACCTGACCATAGAGTGGGCTGATGGCGAAGCGATACGCCTTCAACAACCAGATCAGTGGGTACTTCATCGGGCACCGGCCCGCGCCAGCGCGGCGTCCAGGTGCTCAGCGAGGGTGGCAGAACGTACGCCATGCGCTGCGGGGAGCGCGCGCACGACGACCCTGCTCCCGTCAGGAAGCCGGTCGATCCGGTCACGCATCAGGTGCCGGAGCTGCCGCTTGACCCGGTTGCGGTCAACCGCTGATCCGACGGCCTTGCTCACGACGAAACCGACGGACGTGGGTCCGCCGGTTCCCGGAACGACATGGGTGACGAGGGTTGGTTGTACGCCTTTGGCTCCACGACGGATCGTGTGCCGGAAGTCATCCCCGCTGCGCATGCGTTGGACGCGCGCGAGCAACGGCTCAGGCAGACAGCTTGGCGCGGCCCTTGCGGCGACGGTCCGCGAGGATCGCGCGGCCGGCGCGGGTGCGCATGCGGAGGCGGAAGCCGTGCTTCTTGGCACGACGACGGTTGTTCGGCTGGAAAGTACGCTTGCTCACGATGTGTTCCTCACGGATCTCAGTCTGGGCCGGTCGACGGCCACCGCTCGCCCACGACCGAGAACTGCGGTTGTCGTGGGCATGCGGCGGAAGTCGTTCTAGGACGACTAGACAACGGTACGGGCGCCCCGGACCCCGGTCAAACTGATCCCCTTACGCCCCGAACGTCCCCTCGTCCACACGACACGCCGAACGCTGGGGACGAGCTGGGGAATTCCGCTTGTAAGCACCCCTCATGGCTGCTAGCGTCACCGCGGTATCGAGTTTTTCCACAAGGCAACCTCAACTCTCGAGTTCGCATTCACACCATGTGGAAAACCATGTGGACGTGTCGGGAGGCATTGGATGAACGACGGCCAGGAAACCAGCCCGGAAGAGCATCTCAACCGAGTCTGGCAAGGTGCCGTCGACACGTTGTCCCCGGGCGCGAAGGTGTGGGTCTACTCCGCCAAGCCCCTGACGCTCCACAACAACATCATGATCGTCGCGGTCCAGGACGACCTCACGCGCGCACAGCTCGAGTCCCGCGTCCGGCCGGCCCTCGAGCACGCGATCAGCACGACGCTCCAGCAGGAGACCCGGCTCGTCGTGACGATCGAGCCCACACTGCTTGACAACAACCAGAGTCGACAAGACGATTTATCGACAAACCAGCCCAATGTGTACGGGCAGGACAACGACCTCGACGACGAGGACGACGACGACCAGGACGAGTTCGTGCCGACCTGGGCCGAGCGCAAGACGACGCCACCCCGCATCGGCAGCGTCGCCGAGGCCCGGCTCAATCCGCGCTACCTCTTCGAGAACTTCGTGATCGGCTCGTCCAACCGCTTCGCCCACGCCGCCGCCGTGGCCGTCGCCGAGGCACCCGGCAAGGCGTACAACCCGCTCGTGATCCACGGTGAGTCCGGCCTCGGCAAGACCCACCTGCTGCACGCGATCGGCCACTACGTCCTCAACCTCTATCCCTCCTCGCGTGTGCGCTACGTCAACAGCGAGGAGTTCACCAACGACGTCATCAACGCGATCCGCGAGAACCGCACCGCTGCGCTCAAGCGCAAGTACCGCGAGATCGACGTGCTCCTGGTCGACGACATCCAGTTCTTGGAGGGCAAGGAGTCGACGCAGACCGAGTTCTTCCACACGTTCAACGCCCTGCACAACGAGAACAAGCAGATCGTGATGACGTCGGACCGGCCGCCCAAGAACCTGACGACGCTCGAGGACCGGTTGCGCAACCGGTTCGAGTGGGGCCTGACGACCGACGTCCAGCCGCCCGACCTCGAGACGCGTATCGCGATCCTCCGCAAGAAGGCCGCCAACGAGAAGCTCACCGCGCCGGCCGACGTGCTCGAGTTCATCGCGAGCAAGGTGCAGACCAACATCCGCGAGCTCGAAGGTGCCTTGATCCGCGCCACGGCGTTCGCCAACCTCAACGGCACGACGGTCGACCTCCAGCTCGCGCAGATCGTGCTCAAGGACCTCATCGCCGAAGGTGAGGAGCCGGACATCACGGTCGGCATGATCATGGCCCAGACCGCGGCCTACTCCGAGTTCTCGATCGACGACCTCTGCAGCACCAACCGGAGCCGCAACCTGGTGCTCGCCCGCCAGATCGCGATGTACCTCTGCCGCGAGCTGACCGACATGTCGCTGCCCAAGATCGGCCAGGAGTTCGGCAACCGCGACCACACCACCGTCATGCACGCCGACCGCAAGATCCGCAAGCTCATGGCAGAGAAGCACGCCGTCTACAACCAGGTCACCGAGCTGACGGCGCGCATCAAGCAGCAAGCCCGCCAGTCATGACGTGTGAATGGCCCATCGGGACCATTCACACCTGGGGAAGACACTGTGGGAAAACCCACGAGTCACGTGGACATCATCCGTCGCCGTGTGAACACCGTGTGAACGCAGAACCGACATCCACAGCTTTGTGTAGTTTCACGGTTCGGCCGGACACAGGTTGTCCACCGGCCGCCACACCGCCCTTGCAGCCCGAATCCGGGTTGTCCACCGAATCCACAGACGCTACTACGACTACTACTCTTCTTTATCTCAGCAACCCCAGCGGAAGTCATGTCGCG harbors:
- the dnaA gene encoding chromosomal replication initiator protein DnaA; translation: MNDGQETSPEEHLNRVWQGAVDTLSPGAKVWVYSAKPLTLHNNIMIVAVQDDLTRAQLESRVRPALEHAISTTLQQETRLVVTIEPTLLDNNQSRQDDLSTNQPNVYGQDNDLDDEDDDDQDEFVPTWAERKTTPPRIGSVAEARLNPRYLFENFVIGSSNRFAHAAAVAVAEAPGKAYNPLVIHGESGLGKTHLLHAIGHYVLNLYPSSRVRYVNSEEFTNDVINAIRENRTAALKRKYREIDVLLVDDIQFLEGKESTQTEFFHTFNALHNENKQIVMTSDRPPKNLTTLEDRLRNRFEWGLTTDVQPPDLETRIAILRKKAANEKLTAPADVLEFIASKVQTNIRELEGALIRATAFANLNGTTVDLQLAQIVLKDLIAEGEEPDITVGMIMAQTAAYSEFSIDDLCSTNRSRNLVLARQIAMYLCRELTDMSLPKIGQEFGNRDHTTVMHADRKIRKLMAEKHAVYNQVTELTARIKQQARQS
- the rpmH gene encoding 50S ribosomal protein L34, with the protein product MSKRTFQPNNRRRAKKHGFRLRMRTRAGRAILADRRRKGRAKLSA
- the yidD gene encoding membrane protein insertion efficiency factor YidD → MKYPLIWLLKAYRFAISPLYGQVCRYHPTCSAYALQAVETHGAVRGTWLAGRRVLRCHPWSAGGYDPVPQSHRGEQCSAS
- a CDS encoding R3H domain-containing nucleic acid-binding protein, translated to MSELAKKLEKEGDIAADFLEGLLDIADLDGDIDMDVDGDRAAVEIVGGNLDHLVGREGEVLDALQELTRLAVYRETGERSRLMLDVAGFRAARRTELVAIAGAAIEKVQAGEASVALDPMTPFERKVVHDAVAGAGLTSSSEGTEPHRYVVVHTAAE
- the rsmG gene encoding 16S rRNA (guanine(527)-N(7))-methyltransferase RsmG, giving the protein MAEQYAHLLATDGVVKGLIGPREVPRIWDRHIMNSAVVVPRVPEGATVADIGTGAGLPGLVWAIARPDLSVTLVEPLLRRTRFLDDVVAELGLDNVTVLRARAEEVGETYDVVTARAVAALDKLGRWCLPLVRKGGVLLALKGRTAQEEVTAATATLHRLGATTIVVATYANGDVPTTVVEVSK
- the rnpA gene encoding ribonuclease P protein component yields the protein MLARVQRMRSGDDFRHTIRRGAKGVQPTLVTHVVPGTGGPTSVGFVVSKAVGSAVDRNRVKRQLRHLMRDRIDRLPDGSRVVVRALPAAHGVRSATLAEHLDAALARAGAR
- the yidC gene encoding membrane protein insertase YidC is translated as MFGFLGDIGSAIMTPLYYAVSGILLVWHKIFSTVLPDNSGWTWGLSIVGLTITIRTLLIPLFVKQIKSSRNMQLLQPQIKALQQKYKHDRERLTQEQMKLWKETGTNPFASCLPLILQMPIFFALFRVIDHAAKYEGIAKDGEFHKGFMNSENATSLHNAVLLGARIADTFVSSDAAETKILTMSLVVIMCITQFTTQRQLMSKNMPADAMTGQYAQQQKLLLYILPIVFAVGGVAFPLGVLFYWTTSNFWTMGQQFWVIRNNPAPGTPAFKAKQERDAKHGKTVAPDPLKPVEEEAPKPPPRQQPKNQARSQRKKKPPAPPKRKPDITSKNDTDKDGTK